A genome region from Magnolia sinica isolate HGM2019 chromosome 8, MsV1, whole genome shotgun sequence includes the following:
- the LOC131254326 gene encoding uncharacterized protein LOC131254326, whose translation MRDHFLTLTGITPSIIFWEIWLARNTDRMDGVAVSALKVISKVTRWIHVLAPLLSLQPSVRRTSAKALDSLGLLGNVIIPRHVAMIKWTRPPPGWIKVNVDGSALGNPGSSRGGGVGRSGDRNFLFAFFSGYGFGSNGRVETKAIWARLSLCRDLGFNKVELVSDSKVVVDSLNRQGAISWALWYWWARIKALMTSMEVSISYSP comes from the coding sequence ATGAGAGATCATTTTCTCACCCTCACAGGCATCACGCCATCGATTATTTTCTGGGAGATATGGCTGGCCAGAAACACAGACCGCATGGATGGGGTGGCAGTCTCAGCTCTAAAGGTAATCTCCAAAGTGACTCGTTGGATCCACGTGCTTGCGCCCCTTCTCTCCCTCCAACCCTCAGTTAGAAGAACATCTGCCAAGGCCCTGGACAGCCTGGGCCTCCTCGGGAATGTTATTATCCCAAGGCATGTCGCCATGATCAAATGGACTCGCCCTCCTCCTGGGTGGATCAAAGTGAATGTTGATGGTTCAGCCTTGGGCAACCCGGGAAGCTCGAGAGGAGGCGGAGTTGGTAGGAGTGGCGATAGGAACTTCTTATTTGCCTTCTTCTCAGGCTATGGTTTCGGATCAAATGGCAGGGTTGAAACAAAGGCAATTTGGGCAAGATTGTCGCTTTGCAGAGATCTCGGATTCAACAAAGTGGAGCTGGTAAGCGACTCCAAGGTGGTGGTTGATTCTTTAAACAGGCAGGGGGCTATCTCTTGGGCTTTATGGTATTGGTGGGCCAGAATCAAAGCCCTCATGACCAGCATGGAAGTTTCAATCTCCTACTCCCCCTAA